In Mycobacterium sp. 050128, one genomic interval encodes:
- the rpsK gene encoding 30S ribosomal protein S11, with translation MPPAKKAAASAPKKGQKTRKREKKNIPHGAAHIKSTFNNTIVSITDPQGNVIAWASSGHVGFKGSRKSTPFAAQLAAENAARKAQEHGVRKVDVFVKGPGSGRETAIRSLQAAGLEVGAISDVTPQPHNGCRPPKRRRV, from the coding sequence ATGCCACCAGCCAAGAAGGCAGCAGCGTCGGCCCCCAAGAAGGGGCAGAAGACTCGCAAGCGGGAAAAGAAGAACATCCCGCACGGCGCCGCGCACATCAAGAGCACGTTCAACAACACGATCGTGAGCATCACCGACCCGCAGGGCAACGTCATCGCCTGGGCATCGTCGGGCCACGTCGGCTTCAAGGGCTCGCGGAAATCGACGCCGTTCGCCGCGCAGCTCGCCGCCGAGAACGCCGCGCGCAAGGCCCAGGAGCACGGCGTGCGCAAGGTCGACGTGTTCGTGAAGGGCCCGGGCTCGGGCCGCGAGACCGCGATCCGTTCGCTGCAGGCCGCGGGCCTGGAGGTCGGCGCGATCTCCGACGTCACCCCCCAGCCGCACAACGGCTGCCGCCCGCCCAAGCGACGCAGGGTCTAG